The Anastrepha ludens isolate Willacy chromosome X, idAnaLude1.1, whole genome shotgun sequence genome includes a window with the following:
- the LOC128870037 gene encoding jerky protein homolog-like, which yields MITEKAKYFHGKLNINSECKYSSGWLEKFKNRHGIRRLKSTGEKECADYVSATMFVEDLNEYIKNEQLTTEQIYNADETGLFWKCLPQNSLASGDEYSIEGYKESKERITALLCANAAGTHKCKLMIIGKSANPRCLKNVKYIPVVYKSNKRAWVTQELFLEWFNNNFVPEVREHLQRIGLEKNCKVLLLLDNCPAHPDVNAMISDNVTVKYLPPNCTSLIQPMDQGAIRSFKCQYRKFIVQKLVDSNSRHEFVKSLNIKSALWTAATSWDSVTPRVLNKVWNNLLSQDDENDSTFSIEIQSDVLIPPGFTADAISKWMECDIDVAPFAIVSDDEIVNMVNQTEEYELESNSEESDGGDTVETPTLAQAIEASSVLLKFLENYTGTGISEPDKIQVYRIQSHLLKEQMNSKRQTTLNEYFKLI from the coding sequence ATGATTACTGAGaaggcaaaatattttcatggtaaattaaacataaattcCGAGTGTAAGTATTCATCTGGTTGgctggaaaaattcaaaaatcggcATGGAATTCGTAGGCTGAAATCCACAGGAGAAAAGGAGTGTGCTGATTATGTGTCTGCAACGATGTTTGTGGAAGACTTAAACGAATACATTAAAAATGAACAACTTACAACTGaacaaatttataatgcagACGAAACCGGTCTATTTTGGAAGTGTTTGCCCCAAAATTCGTTGGCGAGTGGTGATGAATATTCTATTGAGGGGTACAAAGAGTCCAAGGAAAGAATCACAGCTTTACTTTGTGCAAATGCAGCTGGGACTCACAAGTGTAAATTGATGATAATAGGAAAAAGTGCTAATCCAagatgtttaaaaaatgttaaatacattCCTGTAGTTTATAAGTCTAATAAGAGAGCTTGGGTAACACAAGAGCTATTTCTGGAGTGGTTTAACAACAATTTTGTACCAGAGGTAAGAGAACATTTACAACGCATTGGTCTCGAAAAGAATTGCAAAGTTCTTTTGCTATTAGACAACTGTCCAGCACACCCGGATGTAAATGCAATGATATCTGATAATGTTACAGTAAAATATCTACCACCGAATTGTACATCTTTGATTCAGCCTATGGATCAAGGAGCCATTCGGAGTTTCAAATGCCAGTACCGTAAATTTATCGTGCAAAAACTTGTGGATTCTAATAGTCGACACGAATTTGTTAAATCTTTGAACATTAAGTCAGCTTTATGGACAGCAGCGACTTCGTGGGATTCTGTAACCCCACgtgttttaaataaagtttggaATAACTTACTATCTCAAGATGATGAAAATGATTCAACTTTTAGTATTGAGATACAATCAGATGTATTAATACCACCTGGTTTTACAGCTGATGCTATCTCAAAGTGGATGGAGTGCGATATTGATGTCGCACCGTTTGCTATTGTATCTGATGATGAAATCGTTAACATGGTCAATCAAACAGAAGAATATGAGCTTGAGTCAAATTCAGAGGAATCAGATGGAGGTGATACGGTAGAAACCCCCACATTAGCTCAAGCAATAGAGGCTAGTAGTGTTTTGTTAAAGTTCTTAGAAAACTATACTGGTACAGGTATTTCAGAACCAGACAAAATACAAGTGTATCGCATACAAAGTCATTTACTTAAGGAACAAATGAATTCTAAAAGACAAACTACTTTaaacgaatattttaaattaatataa
- the LOC128870038 gene encoding uncharacterized protein LOC128870038, with product MERRFAGDQDLWTRYNEFMQELIEMGHMEVVLETKYAKYYMPHHAVVKESSVTTKLRVVFHASAKTTMGNSLNDALYVGPQLQEDLYSILLRFRIHKYAVTADVAKMYRQIFVSAKHVDLHRIVWRSNTSLPITDYRMLRVTYGVASASHLADKSMQQTAKQSSNTFQKAVDVILKDFYMDDLLTGASSKSELKAL from the coding sequence ATGGAGCGCAGATTTGCCGGTGATCAGGATCTGTGGACACGCTATAACGAATTCATGCAGGAATTAATTGAAATGGGTCATATGGAGGTCGTGCTTGAAACGAAATATGCGAAATATTATATGCCACACCATGCTGTTGTAAAGGAGTCCAGCGTCACGACAAAATTGCGAGTTGTGTTTCACGCGTCTGCTAAAACCACAATGGGGAATTCCCTCAACGATGCGCTTTATGTTGGTCCTCAATTACAAGAAGACTTGTACTCCATACTTTTGCGCTTTAGAATACACAAATACGCAGTAACTGCAGACGTTGCAAAAATGTATCGACAAATCTTTGTTTCAGCTAAACATGTCGACTTACATCGAATTGTTTGGCGCTCTAACACATCTCTACCTATTACAGATTACCGCATGCTACGCGTAACTTATGGAGTTGCGTCCGCCTCGCATTTGGCTGACAAATCGATGCAACAAACTGCGAAACAATCTTCCAATACTTTTCAGAAAGCAGTCGACGTAATTCTTAAAGACTTTTACATGGACGATCTTCTCACTGGTGCGTCTAGCAAGTCGGAACTTAAAGCATTGTAG